The following DNA comes from Rosa rugosa chromosome 5, drRosRugo1.1, whole genome shotgun sequence.
attattattttttttcattctaattTTTTCCAGCCTCTCAAGATAGTTAATTAGATTCAAAGAACAGCCATGGCAATCAATGGTATAAGTAGTAGCTCAGGCCATATTTCAATTGTTATAGAAGATGACATAGATACAACAGATGTCGAAGCATTGCAAGACAGGATGATGAATAACCTTTGCGGCGATTTACCCTTCTCTAACATATGTTGCATCTTCAGAGTTCCCCAAGTTCTCCGGAGACATAACCCAAAGGCATATACACCTGATGTCGTCTCAATTGGACCCTTTCATCGTGGCCGTGAACAATTTCAACGCATGGAAATTGTGAAGCAATGGTATTTACATAACCTTCTCTCACGCATGAATATAAGTTTGAAACTCTTGATTGAAGGGATTGTTAGGGTTGAGAATCGCGCCCGTGAGTTTTATTCTGAACCACTTGATCATCTTAACCAGAACAGCTTCGTAGAAATGATGATACTAGATGGTTGCTTCCTGCTAGAACTATTTAGGAAGTTTAGGGACAAGAAGCATAGGCACATTAGTGACCCCATATTCAGCATGGATTGCATGTTTCAATATATATGTCATGACCTTTTGCTACTAGAAAATCAGATTCCTTGGTTTGTCCTAAACTGTTTATATACCCTTACCTTCGACCCCAAGGATGATCCCTCCCTCAGAAAACTATTGCTCACTGTCTTCAGCTCACATCACCAACTGGCACATAATTGTCGTTCATATCTGCGCCATCTAAATAATAATGTTCATGATGAAGATGACGATGATGATAAAATCTTGCACATACTTGATTTGATAAGAACTTCGATAGTCTTTCCATTTAAAGATCAGTTTGATCTATCATTCTATGACTCGGAGACAGAATTGATGCATCCTGCGCTTGCTCTGTCGGAGGCCGGAGTTAAATTCCGAAGGGCATCCTCCACTGATACTAAAAGCATAATGAACATTGAATTCAAGGATGGGACTTTGGCAATTCCACAACTAGCAATTGGAGAGTTGACGGATTCATTGTTCAGAAACCTCATTGCCTTTGAGCAATGCTATCCTGGTCATTCGCACAAGATAACATCTTATGCCGTTTTAATGGACAACCTCATCGGTTCTAGTAAGGACATGGAGTTTCTCtgtgagaaaaaaataatagataaCTGGCTCAGCGCTGAGGATGCTTCAAAGTTCTTTGTCAAGCTTTACTATGACACTGTGCTCAATAAGTTCTACTATGGTGGACTCTGCTCTAAACTCAATAAACACTATGATCACAAATGGAAAACGTGGCAAGAAAAGTTCAAGCGCACCTACTGTTCTGATCCATGGAAATTTATATCTTTGACCGCAGCCTTTATCCTTCTGCTTCTCACTCTGTTGCAGACCATATATACTGTCGCGCAAACTTGCAATAGTGAAAATCATCATCATTATTTGtgtttgtaaattttttttttaatttgttggaTAAATGGATATATTACTCTATGTATCTGATTGTACGTGTAAGTTCATCTAGGAGGCCTTAAATGCTTAAACTTCACTGGAACCCTAATGAAAATTCCTCTGTATATTAGTGCATGAAGCTCTAGCTACTTAATTTTAATTGAAGTTCAATTGTTGACTTGTTGAGCATTTACCACAAGCCGAGAATGAATATGCATGGATGATGGATCCTCTCATCTCATATATGTAAGCTAGATTCAGCCACGTTATCATAATAAGGGTAAGATCCCCAGATTTTAAAGGAAAAATATGTCGGAAAGtataaattctttttctttccgattttttttaccaacatttatttttgtctaCTCACACTAACATTTTTGTATGCTTTCCTCCTGGgtcttttgttttcaaatgTCCAGTTCGTAGAGTTGGTGTTCGGCTTTAGGTGTTGAGGTTTAGCACCACCGCTGCCATCTATTATTCGTAGGTTACCCGTTAACCTATTTGAtgtaatttttctattttccttaAAATGCTCTAATAATCATGGGATGTTATTTATTGTTGTTTGTAAATTATGGGTTTGAACCGACTTAGAGTTTCTTGGAGATTAAAATTGTGGTTGTAGACTTAAATGTTGGATATGGTTGTATTAATCGTCGGTTTGGATTTTTATTGATGTATGTTACTCTTGTGGTGGAGTTATTTATGCTTGGAGAGCAGGCAGGCTCCAGGAGTTGCGGGTAGGGGTGTGCAAAACACGGTACAAACTGGCCAAACCGGTCAAAACCAACCGgtaaatatggtttggttaaggttttttaactttaaaattGAAAGCCGGTTCAATACCGAAGCAAACTATTTATGAAttgggttggtttggtttctcttttgCTTAAACCGTGGAACCCGAACCGACCGGTATGTTTGAAATATAATAAGAAAAAgtgttaaatatatatatatatatatatatatatatattcatttgtctaGTCGTTCTAAGTAAGTTCTAAATATCCAattataactttattctcaaatgATATATTACCATATCGAATCCAATGCCCAAAGGCCTAGAAGTCTAATATATAATCGCTACGATTAATTTGATCCTCTCATATCACAtatctcaatctctcattctcTAACCTTTAATACTACCATATTAAGCTAGTATTTATAGCTAAGCCATCAAATAATTCAATCACTTTGAATCTATTCTAGATTTTGGTTTGTAAATATTAGTTTTGGATTTGATTAttgtattttaaatttagattatgcttatttaatataatttttattatttagattgaattttactagaatttttttcataaatagtaTGTTAATATAATATAGGTTAAAACCGCCTAACCGACCGAACCAAACCATCTTTTacttggattggattggatcgggttaagcttctttttttttaatgaccGGTTGTCCAAAATGCTTAAACCGCTCACTTTAGTATAGAGACGGTTTAGAGTCAAAACCGATCCAACCCAATCCATGTGGATTTTGTTCCTTTTATAtgtttgggttgtccacttttagGGAAACTTTTGCCAAATTTTCAGTAGAATTTTCTcgaaaagtgggccccgcatggCCACCTCAGATTTCAAGGTGAATTTCAAGACTAGTCCTGTCAGGGTATTtgaaaaattctccgaaaattgcCACAAACTCGTCGCGTCGCATACTTTATTATCGGACTCTTAAGTTGAAGATTTCACCTTCTGAAAAATTTGGAAATATATTCACGAGCACCTT
Coding sequences within:
- the LOC133712977 gene encoding UPF0481 protein At3g47200-like, whose protein sequence is MAINGISSSSGHISIVIEDDIDTTDVEALQDRMMNNLCGDLPFSNICCIFRVPQVLRRHNPKAYTPDVVSIGPFHRGREQFQRMEIVKQWYLHNLLSRMNISLKLLIEGIVRVENRAREFYSEPLDHLNQNSFVEMMILDGCFLLELFRKFRDKKHRHISDPIFSMDCMFQYICHDLLLLENQIPWFVLNCLYTLTFDPKDDPSLRKLLLTVFSSHHQLAHNCRSYLRHLNNNVHDEDDDDDKILHILDLIRTSIVFPFKDQFDLSFYDSETELMHPALALSEAGVKFRRASSTDTKSIMNIEFKDGTLAIPQLAIGELTDSLFRNLIAFEQCYPGHSHKITSYAVLMDNLIGSSKDMEFLCEKKIIDNWLSAEDASKFFVKLYYDTVLNKFYYGGLCSKLNKHYDHKWKTWQEKFKRTYCSDPWKFISLTAAFILLLLTLLQTIYTVAQTCNSENHHHYLCL